The DNA region GATGCATATGCAGCCGCCTTCTGATCTTTTCATGCCGATCATATCACAGAAGAGTTCGGTTTCATTCTTGGTCAAACCGCACGCCCACATTTCACCCTCCATTGATGGAAAACAGAGTACTTTTTTTGAATGGATCGGCTGTGGAAGTGTGGATGAGAGCAAGCTCTACTCAACCATGGACCGGGTACGCGGACCTATAGATATGATCTATTACGGCCATGATGATGAAAAGATCTTTCTGGCCCTGGAAGGGGATATTGGATCTTTGAAAATGTCGCACATGAAACTCGAGGTCATCGTCGAAGAGACTGGAGAGCATATTCATTTCAATTTTCCTTTGGATAGTCCTTATGAAAAGGAAGGGATACGTTTTGCTGTAGATGAGCGTATAGAACTCTCCATTTCAAAAGTACACTTTAAAGACTACACAACGGTGCATTTGCGTTTTGAAATACTCAAAGGGAGCGAGATCATACAGACGATGCCTGGTTATGGTGCACTCTTTATCGATCTGGATGAAACCTATGTCCATAACTGGTTCGTATAATGCATATCTTTATGAAGAAGATATCACATAAAGAAGGGAAAAAAGATGGGAAATAAAACAAAACTACTTTTTGGCATTCACATGCATCAGCCTGTCGACAATTTCGAGTGGGTCATCAAACATGGTGTAGCAGTCTGTTATGGTCCATTTTTTGAAGTAATGAGTAAATATCCGGAGTTCCGTTTTGCTGTCCACTGCAGCGGATGGCTTATGGAACAGATAGAAGTATTTCATCCTAAACTCTATAAGCAGATCAAGAGATTGGCAGAGAGTGGAACTATCGAGTTCTTTTCTGCAGGGTATTATGAACCGATCCTGAGTGTGATACCTTCAGAAGACCGTGTGACACAGATCAAAATGCTCAATGACTCCATTGCATCTGATTTTAAACAATCACCAAAGGGGCTTTGGCTCACAGAACGTGTTTGGGAATCTTCTCTTATCCCTGATCTAAAGCGTGCAGGTATAAAATATACCGTCATGGATGATTACCATTTTCAGTGTGCCGGTTTTGATGAAAATATCCTGGATGGATACTATATGAGTGAAGAGGGAGGCCATGAGATCGGTCTTTTTCCTATCAGCAAGAAGCTGCGTTATGCGATCCCTTTTTTAAATGTGGATGCTGCCATCAAAGCGATAAAATCCTACAAAAGGAAGGAGAACGCTGCAGCGATCATCTTTGATGATGCAGAGAAGTTCGGTATGTGGCCTGGCACCTATGAATGGGTCTATGAAAAAGGGTGGCTTGAAAAATTTGTGCAGGCTGTGTTAGCCGATGATGAGATCGAGACGATGCATTATGGTACCTATTATGAAGAGGAGTGTACACGAGGTATTGCTTATCTGCCTAATGTCTCCTATTATGAGATGGGGGAGTGGAGCCTTCGTGCAGATGATACACTGAAACTCGAAGCATTTAAAGAGGAGATGGGACATGACCGTTACGAGAAAGAGGGTGTGAAGTTCCTTAAAGGCGGTATCTGGAAAAATTTCTTTGTGAAGTATGAGGAGAGCAACCGTATCCATAAACGTATGATGGAGCTTGCAAAAGTACGCCAGGAGGTCAAAAAGTCAGACTTCGATACAGCGCTCTATAAAGCACAGACCAATGATGCCTTATGGCATGGGGTATTTGGAGGTCTCTATCTGCCAAACCTCAGA from Sulfurovum xiamenensis includes:
- a CDS encoding alpha-amylase/4-alpha-glucanotransferase domain-containing protein, which translates into the protein MGNKTKLLFGIHMHQPVDNFEWVIKHGVAVCYGPFFEVMSKYPEFRFAVHCSGWLMEQIEVFHPKLYKQIKRLAESGTIEFFSAGYYEPILSVIPSEDRVTQIKMLNDSIASDFKQSPKGLWLTERVWESSLIPDLKRAGIKYTVMDDYHFQCAGFDENILDGYYMSEEGGHEIGLFPISKKLRYAIPFLNVDAAIKAIKSYKRKENAAAIIFDDAEKFGMWPGTYEWVYEKGWLEKFVQAVLADDEIETMHYGTYYEEECTRGIAYLPNVSYYEMGEWSLRADDTLKLEAFKEEMGHDRYEKEGVKFLKGGIWKNFFVKYEESNRIHKRMMELAKVRQEVKKSDFDTALYKAQTNDALWHGVFGGLYLPNLRDNAYHYIIEAENIRYKKKSVLVTDQNELDGYDKVKAVTPKHIFRFDSAHGGQMVEFDSRESCFNWQNTLTRRKEAYHQRLFEETPKEEVPMAEEGIDTIHHAAVEIDDALRNEIIYDWYLKNSFIDHISDENFCTDNFKYCNFHEFGDFSNQPFDLFVDKKSMVFTRNGGLYFPHKLPTKMKKTYIPHKHGFDFEITLSTQAEGRFKYVLEHNFHFCDYESITINGDPLLDQGTVLSTDTLEIYDAELNQNIVITLDQSCDIHYFQLKTLSQSEQGFDLSVQGISFAMVVPFSKDMSLKGTLEVKDV